A window from Acidobacteriota bacterium encodes these proteins:
- a CDS encoding DJ-1/PfpI family protein, with protein sequence MRSLARALTSILFVASITFGALSVPAAQTAASGETGKHWVCPPCGMPCDETVYDHPGNCPVCGSRLVDRDAAEAAAKARKKVAILIFTGVQIIDYTGPYEIFQAAGFDVYTVGATKDPITTVAGMTVVPKYTFADAPQPSILVVPGGGINGVHESEPTLKWITDVTAKAEHTMSVCNGAFILAQAGLLDGLTATTTYSNVAKLRAGYPKVTVVDDQRFVDNGKIITTGGLSAGIDGALHVVELARGKGAAQSVALSEEYDWNAEFARGKLADRFVLPYIDEFANATGTWAIESTEGSSDRWRIVARGSSEKSAAEILGAFDQTLGARANWTKGSSPASSASDATRHDFKFVAPGGKAWRGSVRVEPVTGKTHEYTVDLEIARAS encoded by the coding sequence ATGAGATCCCTCGCCCGCGCCCTGACCTCGATCCTCTTCGTCGCTTCGATCACCTTCGGCGCGCTCTCGGTCCCGGCGGCGCAGACAGCCGCGTCCGGAGAGACCGGCAAGCACTGGGTCTGCCCTCCGTGCGGCATGCCGTGCGACGAGACGGTCTACGACCATCCGGGGAACTGCCCTGTCTGCGGCTCCCGGCTCGTCGACAGGGACGCGGCGGAAGCGGCCGCCAAGGCGCGCAAGAAAGTCGCCATCCTGATCTTCACCGGCGTCCAGATCATCGACTACACGGGGCCGTACGAGATCTTCCAGGCGGCCGGCTTCGACGTGTACACCGTCGGCGCGACGAAGGATCCGATCACGACCGTCGCCGGCATGACCGTCGTCCCGAAGTACACCTTCGCCGACGCCCCCCAGCCCAGCATCCTTGTGGTTCCCGGAGGGGGGATCAACGGCGTCCACGAGAGCGAGCCGACCCTGAAGTGGATCACCGACGTCACCGCGAAGGCGGAGCACACGATGTCGGTGTGCAACGGCGCCTTCATCCTCGCGCAGGCGGGGCTCCTCGACGGCCTCACGGCGACGACGACGTACTCCAACGTCGCGAAGCTCCGGGCCGGGTACCCGAAGGTCACCGTCGTCGACGATCAGCGCTTCGTCGACAACGGGAAGATCATCACGACCGGGGGACTCTCCGCCGGCATCGACGGCGCCCTGCACGTGGTGGAGCTCGCGCGCGGCAAGGGAGCCGCGCAGAGCGTCGCCCTCAGCGAGGAGTACGACTGGAACGCGGAGTTCGCGCGCGGAAAGCTGGCCGATCGGTTCGTCCTCCCGTACATCGACGAGTTCGCAAACGCGACGGGCACGTGGGCGATCGAGAGCACGGAAGGATCATCCGACCGATGGCGCATCGTGGCGCGCGGATCGTCCGAAAAGAGCGCGGCCGAGATCCTCGGAGCCTTCGATCAGACGCTCGGCGCGCGGGCGAACTGGACGAAGGGCTCGTCCCCCGCCTCGAGCGCGTCCGACGCGACGCGGCACGACTTCAAGTTCGTCGCGCCCGGCGGCAAGGCATGGCGGGGCTCGGTCCGCGTCGAGCCGGTGACGGGGAAGACGCACGAGTACACCGTGGATCTGGAGATCGCGAGGGCGAGCTAG
- a CDS encoding thiol oxidoreductase-like protein produces the protein MRRQTVRPFSDWFPALLAAALLSAGSARAQMTDTTQTPSVANEGIHKSLAEQAGPGRGDDLLPGSSLYVIHRDPFRAIRRGRQIFQRKFTLAEGAGPRSGDGVGDIAADASLGAGLADSCAGCHGRPRGAAGFGGDVFTRPDSRDAPHLFGLGLVEMVADEITRELRATRSLAIAEARATGRPATRRLIAKGIDFGALTALPNGDIDTSAVRGVNPDLRVRPFFAQGGTTSIREFVVGALNAEMGLQAVDPDLVAASGGADIVTPAGMLLSGSLDRIEAPKAQGPTDDPDRDGVVNEVPVSLVDYIEFYLLNYFRPGLSQPAEATAAGRRVFQRVGCASCHIQDLWIDRDRRVADVETAFDPARGIFNRLFATASPRLQLIQDTVGQPPLKLPSGQPFLVKDIFADFRRHDLGPTFHERNFDGSVTTLFMTEPLWGVGSTPPYGHDGRSTSLTEVILRHGGEAQTSRDRFAALPDAPRAAMLAFLESLVLFPPDDTASNLDPGNPEALGFPQKGHGSIALRALFNDPGDPE, from the coding sequence ATGAGACGACAGACCGTTCGACCGTTCAGTGACTGGTTTCCGGCGCTGCTCGCGGCGGCCCTGCTCAGCGCAGGATCGGCCAGGGCGCAGATGACCGACACGACGCAGACCCCCAGCGTCGCGAATGAAGGGATCCACAAGTCACTCGCCGAGCAGGCGGGCCCCGGTCGCGGCGACGATCTCCTGCCGGGTTCCTCCCTGTACGTCATCCATCGCGACCCCTTCCGCGCCATCCGCCGGGGCCGGCAGATCTTCCAGCGCAAGTTCACGCTCGCCGAGGGCGCGGGGCCCCGATCCGGCGACGGCGTGGGCGACATCGCGGCGGACGCATCGCTCGGGGCGGGGCTCGCAGACAGCTGCGCGGGCTGTCACGGCCGGCCTCGAGGCGCCGCCGGCTTCGGCGGCGACGTCTTCACGAGACCCGACAGCCGTGACGCCCCTCACCTCTTCGGCCTCGGGCTGGTCGAGATGGTCGCGGACGAGATCACGAGGGAACTGCGGGCAACGCGATCGCTCGCGATCGCAGAGGCGCGGGCGACCGGGAGGCCGGCGACGCGCCGCCTGATCGCCAAGGGAATTGATTTCGGAGCGCTGACCGCGCTTCCGAACGGCGACATCGACACCTCCGCCGTGCGCGGGGTGAACCCCGACCTGCGCGTGCGCCCCTTCTTCGCCCAGGGTGGAACGACCTCGATTCGCGAGTTCGTCGTCGGCGCGCTCAACGCGGAGATGGGGCTTCAGGCGGTGGACCCGGATCTCGTGGCCGCCTCCGGCGGCGCGGATATCGTGACGCCGGCGGGGATGCTCCTCAGCGGCAGCCTCGATCGGATCGAAGCGCCGAAGGCGCAGGGCCCGACGGACGATCCGGATCGCGACGGCGTGGTCAACGAAGTCCCGGTCAGCCTCGTCGATTATATCGAATTCTATCTCCTCAACTACTTCAGGCCTGGGCTCTCGCAGCCCGCCGAGGCCACGGCGGCGGGACGCCGGGTGTTTCAGAGAGTGGGATGCGCGTCCTGCCACATCCAGGATCTCTGGATCGATCGCGACCGTCGAGTGGCCGATGTCGAGACGGCGTTCGACCCTGCACGCGGTATCTTCAATCGGCTCTTCGCCACGGCCTCACCCCGGCTCCAGCTCATCCAGGACACGGTGGGGCAACCCCCTCTGAAGCTGCCGTCGGGGCAGCCTTTCCTCGTGAAAGACATCTTTGCCGATTTCCGGCGACACGACCTCGGACCCACGTTTCACGAGAGAAACTTTGACGGATCCGTCACGACGCTGTTCATGACCGAGCCGCTCTGGGGAGTCGGATCCACGCCGCCCTACGGCCACGACGGACGCAGCACCAGCCTGACCGAGGTGATACTCCGGCACGGCGGCGAAGCCCAGACCTCGCGGGACCGGTTCGCCGCGCTGCCGGACGCTCCACGCGCCGCGATGCTCGCGTTCCTGGAGTCGCTGGTGCTCTTCCCACCGGACGACACCGCCTCGAACCTCGACCCGGGAAATCCCGAGGCACTGGGATTCCCGCAGAAGGGGCACGGCTCCATCGCGCTCCGGGCTCTCTTCAACGACCCGGGAGATCCCGAATGA
- a CDS encoding helix-turn-helix transcriptional regulator produces the protein MTSPLRTETALILALLGGPGYGLALIERVRNRSRGRIRLQQGAAYPALGTLERRGLVRSWPVNMSRSGRPRTYYELTPAGIKEAVTEREALAGFVAKEPAPVRSRRELLAMRRGLEECFDVSEFASTLERGGRARGL, from the coding sequence ATGACGTCTCCCCTCAGGACGGAAACGGCGCTCATCCTCGCTCTCCTCGGCGGCCCGGGGTACGGGCTCGCGCTTATCGAGCGCGTCCGAAATCGAAGCCGCGGGCGAATTCGACTCCAGCAGGGCGCCGCCTATCCGGCTCTCGGGACGCTCGAGCGCCGCGGGCTCGTCAGGTCGTGGCCCGTCAACATGTCGCGAAGCGGGCGGCCGCGCACCTATTACGAACTGACGCCGGCGGGAATCAAGGAGGCCGTGACCGAGCGCGAGGCCCTCGCGGGGTTCGTCGCGAAGGAGCCCGCGCCCGTGAGGTCTCGCCGCGAACTCCTGGCGATGCGGCGCGGCCTGGAAGAGTGTTTCGATGTCAGTGAGTTCGCGAGTACGCTTGAGCGGGGCGGGAGGGCCAGGGGTCTGTGA
- a CDS encoding response regulator transcription factor yields the protein MTLRVAFVEDDANYRSGLEALFSYEPGIALAGSFDSPTAFLREAAPETGRPRLSGLNLVLMDLDLPEMSGIEVIRRFKAGVADVPVVALTVFEEPATILQAICAGADGYLLKKTPASDLIAQIRVVASGGSPLTPGVARSILQILRSPGEGVRSPAARPVAAALDLSEREQQVLRCLVRGLAYKQAADEMNISLDTVRTYIRRIYGKLQVHSVAEAVGRALREGLV from the coding sequence GTGACCTTGAGGGTGGCCTTCGTGGAAGATGACGCGAACTATCGCTCCGGTCTCGAGGCGCTCTTCTCCTACGAGCCCGGGATCGCGCTCGCGGGCAGCTTCGATTCGCCGACGGCGTTCCTGCGCGAGGCCGCCCCGGAGACCGGCCGGCCGCGCCTCTCGGGGCTGAATCTCGTCCTGATGGATCTCGATCTGCCGGAGATGAGCGGGATCGAGGTCATCCGGCGATTCAAGGCCGGAGTCGCCGACGTCCCGGTCGTGGCGCTCACGGTGTTCGAGGAGCCGGCCACGATTCTTCAGGCGATCTGCGCCGGGGCCGACGGCTACCTGCTCAAGAAAACGCCCGCGTCGGATCTGATCGCGCAGATCCGCGTCGTCGCGTCCGGCGGATCCCCGCTGACACCCGGTGTGGCCCGCAGCATCCTCCAGATCCTCCGCAGTCCGGGAGAGGGGGTCCGCTCGCCCGCGGCGCGTCCCGTCGCGGCCGCTCTCGATCTCTCCGAGCGTGAGCAGCAGGTCCTGCGATGCCTCGTGCGCGGGCTCGCCTACAAGCAGGCCGCCGACGAGATGAACATCAGCCTCGACACCGTCCGCACCTACATCCGCCGGATCTACGGGAAGCTCCAGGTGCACAGCGTCGCCGAAGCGGTCGGCCGCGCTCTGCGCGAAGGGCTGGTCTGA
- a CDS encoding glutamine--tRNA ligase/YqeY domain fusion protein, whose protein sequence is MSEEIGVSNFIRQIVEADLAAGKHEGVVTRFPPEPNGYLHIGHAKSICLNFGIARDYKGRCHLRFDDTNPVKEDVEYIDSIQEDVRWLGFDWGPHLYHAADYFEQLYEWAERLVQKGRAFVCDLSADEIRLSRGTLTEPGRESPYRGRTIEENLDLFRRMRAGEFPNGARVLRAKIDMASPNLNLRDPVMYRILHASHHRSGDAWKIYPTYDWAHGQSDAIEGITHSLCTLEFEDHRPLYDWYLEQLELPHRPRQIEFARLNLGFTVLSKRWLNELVGAGLVSGWDDPRMPTLAGLRRRGYTPEAIRLFCERIRVARADSLVDMDLLENTLREDLNERVPRAMCVHRPLKVVLTNVPEGTVEEIEAPNFPDDPPRMGSRRLPFTRTLFVERDDFMENPSKKYHRLAPGREVRLRFAYVIRCDEVVKDPATGEIVELRGTCDRETLGGPPLGRKVPGTIHWVSAERSTPVELRLYDRLFSVPSPGAGGGDYRAHLNAGSLEVLAGARAEGSLAAARSGDRFQFERRGFYVADLKDSRPGAPVFNRIVPLRDTWAKLVDAGKS, encoded by the coding sequence GTGAGCGAAGAGATCGGCGTCAGCAACTTCATCCGCCAGATCGTCGAGGCCGACCTCGCCGCAGGGAAGCACGAGGGGGTCGTCACGCGCTTCCCCCCCGAGCCGAACGGCTACCTCCATATCGGCCACGCCAAGTCGATCTGCCTGAACTTCGGCATCGCCCGCGACTACAAGGGGCGCTGCCACCTGCGGTTCGACGACACGAACCCCGTCAAGGAGGACGTCGAGTACATCGACTCGATCCAGGAGGACGTCCGCTGGCTCGGCTTCGACTGGGGCCCGCATCTCTACCACGCAGCCGATTACTTCGAGCAGTTGTACGAGTGGGCCGAGAGGCTCGTCCAAAAGGGGCGCGCCTTCGTCTGCGATCTTTCCGCCGACGAGATCCGCCTGAGCCGGGGGACGCTCACGGAGCCGGGGCGCGAGTCCCCCTACCGCGGTCGCACGATCGAGGAGAACCTCGATCTCTTCCGGCGCATGCGGGCGGGGGAGTTTCCCAACGGCGCGCGCGTCCTGCGGGCGAAGATCGACATGGCCTCGCCGAATCTAAACCTGCGCGACCCGGTCATGTACCGCATCCTCCACGCCTCCCATCATCGCTCGGGGGACGCCTGGAAGATCTACCCGACGTACGATTGGGCGCACGGCCAGTCCGACGCCATCGAGGGGATCACCCACTCCCTCTGCACGCTCGAGTTCGAGGATCACCGGCCCCTCTACGACTGGTACCTCGAGCAGCTCGAGCTTCCCCACCGCCCGCGGCAGATCGAGTTCGCCCGCCTGAACCTCGGCTTCACCGTTCTGAGCAAGCGCTGGCTCAACGAGCTCGTCGGCGCCGGACTCGTCTCGGGGTGGGACGATCCGCGCATGCCCACCCTCGCGGGGCTGCGCCGGCGCGGGTACACCCCCGAGGCCATCCGTCTCTTCTGCGAGCGCATCCGCGTCGCGAGGGCCGACAGCCTCGTGGACATGGACCTTCTCGAGAACACCCTTCGCGAGGATCTCAACGAGCGCGTGCCGCGCGCCATGTGCGTGCACCGCCCGCTGAAGGTCGTCCTGACGAACGTTCCCGAAGGAACTGTCGAGGAGATCGAGGCGCCGAACTTCCCCGACGACCCGCCGCGGATGGGATCGCGCCGGCTCCCCTTCACGCGCACCCTCTTCGTCGAGCGGGACGATTTCATGGAGAACCCCTCGAAGAAGTACCACCGCCTCGCCCCGGGGCGGGAGGTGCGCCTTCGCTTCGCCTACGTCATCCGGTGCGACGAGGTCGTCAAGGACCCTGCCACGGGGGAGATCGTCGAGCTGCGCGGCACCTGCGATCGCGAGACGCTCGGGGGGCCGCCCCTGGGGCGCAAGGTGCCGGGGACAATCCACTGGGTCTCTGCGGAGCGCTCGACCCCGGTGGAGCTGCGGCTCTACGATCGCCTCTTCTCCGTGCCCAGCCCGGGAGCGGGCGGCGGAGACTACAGGGCGCACCTCAACGCGGGCTCGCTCGAGGTTCTCGCGGGCGCGCGCGCGGAAGGGTCGCTCGCCGCGGCGCGATCGGGCGATCGGTTCCAGTTCGAGCGCCGCGGCTTCTACGTCGCCGACCTCAAGGACTCGAGGCCCGGCGCCCCCGTCTTCAACAGGATCGTCCCGCTTCGCGACACCTGGGCGAAGCTCGTCGACGCCGGGAAGAGCTAG
- a CDS encoding PD40 domain-containing protein, with the protein MALCDADDPRGGSWSSGGSIVFAPDAYSGLSQVSSAGGAPVPITTLPKEGMSHRLPQFLPDGKRLLYYSAAAAVGDKDNGIFSLDLASKKADLVVTAESGGLYAAPGHLLFVRDGNLMAQPFDAASARVSGEAVPIAEKVTFNNFRFTGAYTVAANGLLLFQTGAAIPKSQLTWFDLEGKKLSTLAEPASFPAVGRAAISPDGQRATIPVQTGEGRIDLWVYEIARGVGTRFTFGPETYLFPLWTPDGRQIAYSDSRGKMSIKAADGASEARNIFTSESAGRLVLLSMSPDGAFLAFRMQGGKTRWDIWLLPLKGDAKAYPFINSPASEGGAQFSPDGKWMSYVSDESGKAELFVVPFPGPGAKRQISSGGATFGYWISGGREIAYVTSSRKMFGVEVRVVGASLEVGESRPLFGGQVVPADGTFSPDGKRYLSAVPLTQVVAPPLTLVTNWMAGVGGS; encoded by the coding sequence GTGGCCCTGTGCGACGCCGACGACCCGCGAGGCGGGAGCTGGAGCTCGGGAGGCTCGATCGTCTTCGCCCCCGACGCCTACAGCGGCCTGTCGCAGGTCTCCTCGGCGGGCGGCGCTCCCGTCCCCATCACGACGCTCCCGAAGGAGGGGATGTCGCACCGCCTCCCGCAGTTCCTTCCCGACGGCAAGCGCCTCCTCTACTACTCCGCGGCGGCCGCCGTGGGGGACAAGGACAACGGCATCTTCAGCCTCGACCTCGCGTCGAAGAAGGCCGATCTCGTCGTCACGGCGGAGAGCGGAGGGCTCTACGCCGCGCCGGGGCATCTCCTCTTCGTGCGCGACGGAAACCTGATGGCCCAGCCCTTCGACGCCGCCTCCGCCCGGGTGAGCGGCGAGGCGGTGCCGATCGCCGAGAAGGTCACCTTCAACAATTTCCGCTTCACCGGCGCGTACACCGTCGCGGCGAACGGCCTTCTCCTCTTCCAGACCGGCGCCGCGATCCCGAAGAGCCAGCTCACCTGGTTCGATCTGGAGGGCAAGAAGCTCTCGACCCTCGCCGAGCCGGCGAGCTTCCCCGCGGTCGGCCGCGCGGCGATCTCCCCCGACGGCCAGCGCGCGACGATCCCGGTCCAGACCGGCGAGGGGAGGATCGATCTCTGGGTCTACGAGATCGCGCGCGGCGTGGGGACGCGCTTCACCTTCGGCCCGGAGACGTATCTCTTCCCGCTCTGGACCCCCGACGGGCGCCAGATCGCCTACTCCGACAGCCGCGGGAAGATGTCAATCAAGGCCGCGGACGGCGCGTCGGAGGCCCGCAACATCTTCACCTCCGAGTCGGCCGGCCGCCTCGTGCTCCTGTCGATGTCGCCGGACGGCGCCTTCCTGGCCTTCCGGATGCAGGGGGGGAAGACGCGCTGGGACATCTGGCTCCTGCCGTTGAAGGGGGACGCGAAGGCGTACCCTTTCATCAACTCGCCGGCGTCGGAGGGGGGCGCGCAGTTCTCACCCGACGGGAAGTGGATGTCGTACGTCTCCGACGAATCGGGGAAGGCCGAGCTGTTCGTCGTTCCGTTCCCGGGGCCGGGGGCGAAGCGGCAGATCTCCTCCGGCGGGGCCACCTTTGGGTACTGGATTTCGGGGGGTCGGGAGATCGCTTACGTGACCTCGTCGCGGAAGATGTTCGGGGTGGAGGTTCGGGTCGTGGGGGCTTCGCTCGAGGTCGGCGAGTCGCGACCGCTTTTCGGGGGGCAGGTGGTGCCCGCGGACGGGACGTTCTCGCCGGATGGCAAGCGGTATCTCTCGGCGGTGCCGCTGACCCAGGTGGTCGCGCCGCCTCTGACGCTCGTCACGAACTGGATGGCGGGGGTGGGGGGGAGTTAA
- a CDS encoding ABC-F family ATP-binding cassette domain-containing protein, with amino-acid sequence MISFDGISKAYGKQVVFVEASFQLNPGEKVGLVGPNGAGKTTIFRMIVGEEAPNDGAVTVPKKITIGYFRQDVEEMSGRSVLDEAIAGSGRAGDLHHELEALQHAMADPARASESDAILARFGEVQEEYEHLGGYALESRAREVLHGLGFDDERIDGDVGDLSGGWKMRVAMARVLLGRPDVLLMDEPTNHLDIESIVWLQSFLEGYAGALLMTSHDREFLNHIVSKIAEIDGGEITVYSGNYDFYERERTLRETNREAAYARQQSMLAKEQRFIDRFRTHASKASQVQSRIKALDKIEKVILPRRRAIVRFEFRDPPRSGDQVAVISGLHKAYGRRVIFKGLDFTIQRRERWAVMGRNGAGKTTLLRIISGVLAPDSGSVRLGASLKMGYFAQQSLDVLDPSLTVFEQLSADFPIEGIGVIRSLAGAFQFSGDDVEKKIRSLSGGEKSRLAMARLLFDPPNFLVLDEPTNHLDLATKEMLVDSLKGFEGTMIFVSHDRTFLRGLGTRVLELGGESGVDAQPHVYPGSYVDYVARTGHEAPGTYV; translated from the coding sequence ATGATCTCCTTCGACGGCATCAGCAAAGCGTACGGCAAGCAGGTCGTTTTCGTCGAGGCCTCCTTCCAGCTCAACCCCGGCGAGAAGGTGGGCCTCGTCGGCCCGAACGGCGCCGGGAAGACGACGATTTTCCGGATGATCGTGGGCGAGGAGGCGCCGAACGACGGCGCCGTCACGGTCCCGAAGAAGATCACCATCGGCTACTTCCGCCAGGACGTCGAGGAGATGTCGGGGCGCTCGGTCCTCGACGAGGCGATCGCGGGGAGCGGCCGCGCCGGCGATCTCCACCACGAGCTCGAGGCCCTGCAGCACGCGATGGCCGACCCCGCGAGGGCCTCAGAGTCCGACGCCATCCTCGCGCGCTTCGGGGAAGTCCAGGAGGAGTACGAGCACCTCGGCGGCTACGCCCTCGAGAGCCGTGCGCGGGAGGTGCTGCACGGCCTCGGCTTCGACGACGAGCGCATCGACGGCGACGTGGGCGATCTGTCGGGCGGCTGGAAGATGCGCGTCGCGATGGCGCGCGTCCTGCTGGGCCGCCCCGACGTCCTCCTGATGGACGAGCCGACGAACCACCTCGACATCGAGTCGATCGTGTGGCTGCAGTCTTTTCTCGAGGGATACGCGGGCGCGCTTCTCATGACGTCGCACGATCGCGAGTTCCTCAACCACATCGTCTCGAAGATCGCCGAGATCGACGGGGGCGAGATCACCGTCTACTCGGGAAACTACGACTTCTACGAGAGGGAGCGGACGCTCCGCGAGACGAACCGCGAGGCGGCCTACGCGCGCCAGCAGTCGATGCTCGCGAAGGAGCAGCGCTTCATCGATCGCTTCCGGACGCACGCTTCGAAGGCCTCGCAGGTGCAGAGCCGCATCAAGGCCCTCGACAAGATCGAGAAGGTCATCCTTCCCCGGCGTCGCGCGATCGTGAGGTTCGAGTTCCGGGATCCGCCCCGCTCGGGGGACCAGGTCGCGGTGATCTCGGGGCTCCACAAGGCGTACGGCCGGCGCGTCATCTTCAAGGGGCTCGATTTCACGATCCAGCGTCGGGAGAGATGGGCGGTGATGGGGCGGAACGGGGCGGGGAAGACGACGCTCCTCCGCATCATCTCGGGGGTGCTGGCGCCCGATTCCGGCTCGGTCCGTCTCGGGGCGAGCTTGAAGATGGGGTACTTCGCGCAGCAGTCGCTCGACGTCCTCGATCCTTCTCTGACGGTCTTCGAGCAGCTCTCGGCGGATTTCCCGATCGAGGGGATCGGGGTCATCCGGTCCCTGGCAGGGGCTTTCCAGTTCTCGGGGGACGACGTCGAGAAGAAGATCCGGTCCTTGTCCGGTGGGGAGAAGTCGCGGTTGGCGATGGCGCGGCTCCTCTTCGATCCGCCGAACTTCCTGGTGCTGGACGAGCCGACGAACCATCTGGATCTCGCGACGAAGGAGATGCTGGTGGACTCCCTCAAGGGGTTCGAGGGGACGATGATCTTCGTCTCGCACGACCGGACGTTCCTTCGCGGCCTCGGCACGCGGGTGCTCGAGCTGGGAGGGGAGAGCGGGGTTGATGCGCAGCCGCACGTCTACCCGGGGTCGTACGTGGACTACGTGGCGCGGACGGGGCACGAGGCGCCCGGGACGTATGTGTAG
- a CDS encoding serine/threonine protein kinase — MPLNAGQRLGPYEILTPIGAGGMGEVYRARDTRLDRTVAVKVLPSHAASNPEVRQRFEREAKAVSSLNHPNICTLHDIGSSEGVDYLVMEYLEGETLAQKLARGPLPVEELLRCAIEIADALDRAHRSGLVHRDLKPGNVMITKSGTKLLDFGLAKSIGAATAPTQLTAAPTMTSPLTAAGTIVGTFQYMAPEQLEGLEADPRSDLFAFGTVIYEMATGARAFEGKTQASLIASILKEQPRPIAELRPMTPVTLERVVRQCLAKDPDDRWQSAGDLKRELKWIAEGGSQAGAAAFIAAPAVAPRRSPAWLPWLATLVLAVGGVALGWSLHRPAPVRAMRASMLLPPGTSLDAQNTSIVLSPDGSKVAMVLANEGAPPRSGSGPSTA; from the coding sequence ATGCCGCTGAACGCCGGACAGCGACTCGGACCGTACGAGATCCTCACCCCGATCGGGGCGGGAGGCATGGGGGAAGTCTACAGGGCGCGCGACACACGCCTCGATCGCACCGTCGCCGTCAAGGTCCTCCCCTCCCACGCGGCGTCGAACCCCGAAGTCCGCCAGCGCTTCGAGCGGGAGGCGAAGGCCGTCTCGAGCCTGAACCACCCGAACATCTGCACCCTCCACGACATCGGAAGCTCGGAGGGCGTCGACTACCTCGTGATGGAGTACCTCGAGGGGGAGACGCTCGCGCAGAAGCTCGCGCGGGGGCCGCTTCCCGTGGAGGAGCTCCTCCGCTGCGCCATCGAGATCGCCGACGCCCTCGACCGGGCGCACAGGAGCGGCCTCGTCCATCGCGACCTCAAGCCCGGCAACGTCATGATCACGAAGTCGGGGACGAAGCTCCTCGACTTCGGCCTCGCGAAGTCCATCGGAGCCGCGACAGCTCCCACGCAACTGACAGCTGCGCCGACGATGACGAGCCCCCTCACCGCTGCCGGGACGATCGTCGGCACCTTCCAGTACATGGCCCCCGAGCAGCTCGAAGGTCTCGAGGCCGACCCGCGCAGCGACCTCTTCGCGTTCGGCACGGTGATCTACGAGATGGCGACCGGGGCGCGCGCCTTCGAAGGAAAGACCCAGGCCTCGCTCATCGCCTCGATCCTCAAGGAGCAGCCGCGGCCGATCGCCGAGCTGCGGCCGATGACGCCGGTGACGCTCGAGCGCGTCGTGAGGCAGTGCCTCGCGAAGGACCCCGACGACCGCTGGCAGAGCGCCGGCGACCTCAAGCGCGAGCTCAAGTGGATCGCGGAGGGAGGATCGCAGGCGGGAGCCGCCGCATTCATCGCCGCCCCGGCCGTCGCCCCGCGCCGATCTCCGGCATGGCTCCCCTGGCTCGCGACGCTCGTCCTCGCCGTCGGCGGCGTCGCCCTCGGCTGGTCGCTGCACAGGCCCGCTCCCGTCCGCGCGATGCGCGCGAGCATGCTGCTTCCCCCGGGCACGTCGCTGGACGCGCAGAACACGAGCATCGTCCTCTCGCCCGACGGCTCGAAGGTCGCAATGGTCCTCGCGAACGAAGGGGCCCCCCCACGATCTGGATCCGGCCCATCGACAGCCTGA